The following are encoded in a window of bacterium genomic DNA:
- a CDS encoding family 10 glycosylhydrolase: MKYRFIPNSWKITPLLFFCLTGICAAGWFDWEAQKIIVVQGTSSLSDSTEKTQAIRLAKQIDTWLADVGAPHKLLTDNDISPWRLWRTRVVILPYNLHPTPLELKTFQGVIRSGGILIVCYGMDEGLAALMEVKLEGYRPAKSINQWASFEFDRTTMPGLPAKVFQSSQHLVPALPNSGTAHVIAYWQDAKGTRTPETAWIRSKAGFWMSHILQPGDDENKRQMLLAMLATVIPDIWGQAAEHRLSPRRPFGEYDSLKTACRVLAQSQPSSSIISTDWKSYTTAQAWLADLTRRYAQRSLTNAFSLRGVWLDEGACPTADSWPAIEANLLRLNLNTVFFHVGNPLTLRRSAQQLPVPVIAARLRNKSTRPALHAWFSCMNLEGATAEQLKPLREQDRLQVSDSGETLNWLCPSHPENQALLAKTATTLAEDKLFSGIHLDYIRYLNSHSCYCPGCRQRFEQALGHPVLRWPEATQSGTFAQAYQTWRADQISACVNAMSKAIHAVDPDIQVSAAVYGATPACFASVGQDWPDWLRRDSINFVCPMNYTSNLQAFQALLDAQKALPQAHRIYPGIGLSSSQSQLSPDQTTAQLIRIQNAGFSGFVLFEYNRSMTAGFNE, encoded by the coding sequence ATGAAATATCGATTTATCCCCAATTCATGGAAAATCACCCCCTTGCTTTTCTTCTGCCTGACAGGGATCTGTGCCGCAGGTTGGTTTGACTGGGAGGCCCAAAAAATTATTGTGGTGCAAGGAACTTCCTCCCTATCGGACTCCACAGAAAAAACTCAAGCCATCCGACTTGCGAAACAAATCGACACTTGGCTAGCAGATGTCGGCGCACCTCATAAACTGTTAACCGATAACGACATTTCTCCTTGGCGTCTTTGGAGAACACGTGTCGTTATACTCCCCTACAACCTGCATCCCACACCCCTTGAACTCAAGACCTTTCAAGGCGTAATCCGCTCAGGCGGCATTCTGATCGTCTGTTACGGCATGGACGAAGGCCTCGCCGCATTGATGGAGGTGAAGCTGGAGGGGTACCGTCCGGCTAAGTCTATAAATCAATGGGCATCCTTTGAATTCGACCGTACGACAATGCCTGGTCTTCCTGCAAAAGTATTTCAATCGTCACAGCATCTTGTCCCGGCTCTCCCCAACTCCGGAACGGCACATGTGATCGCCTACTGGCAGGACGCCAAGGGAACCCGTACCCCTGAAACCGCTTGGATCAGAAGCAAGGCCGGTTTCTGGATGAGCCATATTCTTCAACCGGGTGACGACGAGAACAAACGCCAGATGTTGCTGGCAATGCTGGCTACCGTCATCCCTGACATCTGGGGGCAGGCGGCAGAACACCGCCTCTCCCCACGCCGCCCTTTTGGTGAATATGACAGCCTGAAAACGGCCTGCCGTGTACTCGCACAAAGCCAACCGTCCAGCTCAATCATCTCAACAGACTGGAAAAGCTACACTACGGCACAGGCCTGGCTGGCAGATCTCACAAGACGCTATGCTCAACGGAGTCTTACCAACGCCTTTTCTCTACGGGGGGTCTGGCTTGATGAAGGGGCCTGCCCGACCGCTGACTCCTGGCCTGCCATCGAAGCAAACCTTCTGCGACTGAATCTCAATACCGTCTTTTTCCATGTTGGCAATCCGCTCACCCTGCGGCGTTCCGCGCAGCAACTGCCCGTACCCGTCATCGCTGCAAGACTACGGAATAAATCGACACGACCTGCGCTTCACGCCTGGTTCAGCTGCATGAATCTCGAAGGGGCCACAGCGGAACAACTTAAACCCCTGCGGGAACAAGATCGCCTGCAAGTTTCTGATAGTGGGGAAACGTTAAACTGGCTCTGCCCGTCACACCCGGAAAACCAGGCCTTGCTGGCCAAGACAGCCACCACCCTGGCCGAGGATAAACTATTCTCAGGCATTCATTTGGACTATATCCGGTATCTAAACAGCCACTCCTGTTATTGTCCGGGTTGCCGCCAGCGCTTTGAACAGGCGCTAGGCCACCCGGTTCTCCGTTGGCCTGAAGCCACTCAATCCGGCACGTTTGCCCAGGCCTATCAGACCTGGAGGGCCGACCAGATTTCAGCCTGTGTTAACGCCATGAGTAAGGCCATCCATGCGGTCGATCCTGACATACAAGTCTCGGCCGCCGTATACGGGGCAACTCCCGCCTGTTTTGCTTCCGTGGGGCAAGACTGGCCTGACTGGCTCCGGAGGGATTCCATTAATTTCGTCTGCCCGATGAATTACACCTCAAATCTACAAGCTTTTCAGGCACTTCTAGATGCCCAAAAGGCCCTCCCTCAAGCACACCGCATCTATCCAGGCATCGGACTCTCCTCCTCCCAGTCCCAACTTTCACCCGATCAGACGACCGCTCAACTCATTCGGATCCAAAATGCCGGCTTTTCCGGTTTTGTGTTGTTTGAGTACAATCGTTCAATGACAGCAGGATTCAATGAGTAG
- the tsaD gene encoding tRNA (adenosine(37)-N6)-threonylcarbamoyltransferase complex transferase subunit TsaD translates to MKSNMNILGIETSCDETSAAVVRDGHTVLSNIVFTQIAHHRPYGGVVPEIASRMHVEHLPEVINEALQSSGLSWADIDGIAVTNGPGLASSLLVGLAGAKGLALRLNKPLLSINHLEAHIYSIFLDNPELTPDSLCPFLALIVSGGHTCFIQVNRIGEYRQLGRTVDDAAGEAFDKGANLLGLGYPGGPAIDKTARNGSKEFVTFPRGFVSKIPSRMPNLLPKYCVSFSGLKTSLLYHIKNHPLGSGPDADVNNLAASYQEAIVDTLVKRATYAADTAKVMAVVGGVSLNSRLREKFAAMAEKKRLRLILAKPRYCTDNAAMVAGLAFHKMATRLPLDQAMALDVDPNLGIGTN, encoded by the coding sequence GTGAAATCTAATATGAACATCCTCGGCATCGAGACCTCTTGCGACGAAACATCAGCCGCGGTCGTTCGCGACGGACATACCGTCCTTTCAAATATCGTTTTTACCCAGATCGCCCATCACCGTCCCTATGGCGGAGTGGTGCCGGAAATCGCTTCCCGCATGCATGTCGAACATTTGCCGGAAGTGATCAACGAGGCCCTCCAGTCCTCGGGCCTTTCCTGGGCCGACATCGATGGCATCGCCGTCACCAATGGCCCCGGATTGGCCAGTTCCCTGCTCGTCGGGCTCGCCGGCGCCAAAGGACTTGCCCTCCGGCTCAATAAGCCCTTGCTCAGTATCAACCACTTGGAAGCCCACATTTACTCCATCTTTCTTGATAATCCGGAACTGACACCGGACTCGCTCTGTCCGTTTCTCGCTCTGATTGTTTCCGGGGGACATACCTGCTTCATTCAGGTTAACCGCATCGGCGAATACCGCCAATTGGGACGCACCGTAGATGACGCCGCAGGTGAAGCCTTCGACAAAGGCGCGAACCTTCTGGGGTTGGGCTATCCCGGCGGTCCCGCCATCGATAAAACCGCGCGGAATGGAAGCAAGGAGTTTGTCACCTTTCCCCGCGGCTTTGTCAGCAAGATCCCTTCTCGTATGCCGAACCTCCTCCCAAAATATTGCGTCAGCTTCAGCGGCCTGAAAACGTCCCTGCTCTACCACATTAAGAACCATCCCCTGGGGAGCGGACCTGATGCAGACGTCAACAATCTGGCCGCCAGTTATCAGGAAGCCATTGTGGACACCCTGGTCAAACGCGCCACCTATGCGGCAGACACCGCCAAGGTTATGGCCGTCGTCGGCGGCGTTTCCCTCAATTCAAGACTACGCGAAAAGTTTGCGGCCATGGCCGAGAAAAAGCGACTGCGCCTGATCCTGGCGAAACCCCGTTATTGTACGGATAACGCCGCCATGGTGGCAGGACTTGCTTTTCATAAAATGGCAACCCGCCTGCCGCTTGACCAGGCCATGGCCCTCGACGTTGATCCGAACCTGGGAATCGGCACAAATTGA
- a CDS encoding S41 family peptidase: protein MKQHFVIIMIVLALGLMTGCRSLPARPPQLTPARDTNSVLTIDNSEDEAYRQIRILTKTMLLVRQNYVDESKVSYSNLVSCALKGMLQSLDPFSQYMDPVAYKELQEETQGKFGGIGIQISIKDNTLTVISPIDDTPASRAGILSGDKIVEINSNKTDALDMRDAIARLRGTPGTPVSIRILRGGEFKDYTLTREEIKIASVKGARMLDENIGYIRITEFSNPTAPALRKAVEELLAKNMKALVLDQRNNPGGLLSSSIEVSEMFLPKGAVIVSTRGRGASSQQAPAKAGGPVHFTRFPMVILVNSGSASAAEIVSGALHDNKRAVLVGETTFGKGSVQNIVQIEDGAAARITTAHYYTPSGRCIHEKGIEPDISVPVPPEEWQLVQLKRLTLETPNLMDPKNKPADLDKTTDRQLDRAVDLLKGLLIFKDLKSEI, encoded by the coding sequence ATGAAACAACATTTTGTAATCATCATGATCGTTCTGGCCCTGGGCTTGATGACGGGCTGCCGGAGCCTGCCCGCACGCCCGCCTCAGTTGACTCCCGCCAGGGATACCAATTCCGTGCTGACCATCGACAACTCCGAAGATGAGGCCTACCGTCAAATCCGAATCCTCACCAAGACCATGTTGCTCGTCCGGCAAAATTACGTTGATGAGTCAAAAGTGAGCTATTCCAACCTCGTTTCCTGCGCCCTGAAAGGAATGCTTCAATCACTCGATCCTTTCAGCCAGTACATGGATCCGGTTGCCTATAAGGAACTGCAGGAGGAAACCCAGGGGAAATTCGGAGGAATAGGCATTCAAATCAGCATCAAGGATAATACCTTGACGGTGATCAGCCCCATCGACGATACCCCTGCCTCCCGGGCCGGCATTCTCTCCGGGGATAAAATTGTTGAAATCAACAGCAACAAAACCGACGCCCTGGATATGCGCGACGCCATCGCCCGTCTGCGAGGCACCCCGGGTACCCCGGTTTCCATCAGAATCCTGCGCGGCGGGGAGTTCAAGGATTACACCCTGACCCGCGAAGAAATCAAAATCGCCAGCGTTAAGGGAGCCCGGATGCTGGATGAGAACATCGGCTACATTCGTATTACTGAATTCAGTAATCCCACCGCACCTGCCCTCCGGAAAGCGGTGGAGGAGCTCCTGGCTAAAAACATGAAGGCGCTGGTACTCGATCAGCGGAATAATCCTGGCGGATTGCTTTCCTCTTCGATCGAGGTCAGCGAAATGTTCCTCCCCAAAGGCGCGGTCATCGTCTCCACGCGGGGTCGGGGCGCCTCGTCGCAACAAGCGCCCGCCAAAGCTGGTGGCCCGGTGCATTTCACCCGCTTTCCCATGGTCATTCTGGTCAACAGCGGTTCAGCCAGTGCTGCTGAAATTGTTTCGGGTGCCTTGCACGACAATAAACGCGCCGTACTTGTGGGCGAAACCACCTTTGGCAAAGGTTCGGTTCAAAATATTGTTCAGATTGAAGATGGCGCAGCAGCACGCATTACCACGGCTCATTATTATACCCCCAGCGGACGCTGCATTCATGAAAAAGGCATTGAACCGGATATCTCTGTTCCCGTGCCCCCCGAAGAGTGGCAGCTGGTACAGTTGAAACGACTGACACTGGAGACCCCTAACCTGATGGATCCGAAAAATAAGCCAGCTGATCTCGACAAAACAACAGATCGGCAATTGGATCGTGCCGTTGATCTGCTCAAGGGCCTCTTGATATTCAAGGATCTGAAAAGTGAAATCTAA
- the tatC gene encoding twin-arginine translocase subunit TatC, with protein sequence MEESSKPFLHHLEDLRRALIWSAVSVFLGMGAACAFAPQFFKILKRPLIGVVPDPDTFLQPLDVTGGLSVAMQTIIWGGLLFSAPAILFSICWFVFPGLTSRERRALLGGLLFATFLFIGGVTLCYFFALGPALAMMLWVNEWLGIHAQYFSVTSYIGFVLKLMLSFGITFELPVILLVLGQLGVLNSRQLRDKRRYAIIIILIVAAIITPSQDPFSQLILASPLIALYELCIWLIWFREERA encoded by the coding sequence ATGGAAGAGTCATCCAAGCCCTTCCTCCACCACCTTGAAGATTTGCGTCGGGCGCTAATCTGGAGTGCCGTGTCCGTATTTCTCGGGATGGGGGCAGCCTGTGCGTTTGCCCCACAGTTCTTCAAAATCCTCAAGCGACCGTTAATCGGCGTAGTGCCAGACCCCGACACTTTTCTCCAACCGCTCGACGTCACCGGGGGACTCTCTGTCGCCATGCAAACCATCATCTGGGGCGGCCTGCTGTTCAGTGCGCCAGCGATTCTTTTTTCTATCTGCTGGTTTGTCTTTCCAGGACTCACCTCGCGGGAACGACGGGCACTATTGGGCGGGCTCCTCTTCGCTACGTTCCTCTTCATCGGGGGGGTTACCCTGTGTTATTTCTTTGCCCTTGGCCCGGCACTGGCCATGATGCTGTGGGTCAATGAATGGCTGGGTATTCACGCACAATATTTCTCCGTCACGAGTTACATCGGGTTCGTGCTTAAACTCATGCTGAGTTTCGGCATCACATTTGAATTACCCGTGATCCTCCTGGTTCTGGGCCAATTAGGGGTGCTCAATTCCCGGCAACTGCGAGATAAGCGCCGTTACGCCATTATCATCATTCTGATTGTTGCCGCCATCATCACCCCCTCGCAGGATCCCTTCAGTCAATTGATTCTTGCCAGCCCGCTCATTGCCCTTTACGAACTCTGCATCTGGCTGATCTGGTTCCGTGAAGAAAGAGCTTGA
- a CDS encoding twin-arginine translocase TatA/TatE family subunit — MNFSQPILAFFGDIGAGEVLVILAAILILFGGKGLPPIARKLGKIMQDLQKGAQEFKKQLLSADHEPPQKPPDSDKGN, encoded by the coding sequence ATGAATTTCAGCCAGCCCATCTTAGCCTTCTTCGGGGACATCGGCGCGGGGGAGGTGCTCGTTATTCTTGCCGCTATCCTGATTCTATTCGGCGGCAAGGGGCTCCCACCCATTGCACGCAAACTGGGTAAAATCATGCAGGATCTGCAAAAGGGTGCTCAAGAATTTAAAAAACAACTTTTGAGCGCTGATCACGAACCTCCACAAAAGCCACCTGATTCCGATAAAGGTAATTAG
- a CDS encoding OmpA family protein, whose translation MNTRFAVSMILVSAMAVSMTGCKGLFGKKKGANDGVSDVTLTDPSLLDGQNGNRIGSGSGQIIDAQLSAVQFAFDSALVDETERAKAEAAASYLKANAGTFVTLEGNCDEQGSAEYNMSLGERRAQAVRTYLMNLGIDSTRIQTKSFGKEKPKDPGHDEKAWSVNRRVEFVVMK comes from the coding sequence ATGAATACACGTTTCGCAGTTTCGATGATTCTCGTGAGCGCCATGGCCGTTTCAATGACCGGTTGCAAAGGATTGTTTGGCAAGAAAAAGGGAGCCAATGACGGCGTCTCTGACGTTACCCTCACCGATCCAAGCCTTTTGGATGGACAAAATGGTAACCGTATCGGAAGCGGCTCCGGCCAGATTATCGACGCCCAGCTCTCTGCGGTTCAATTTGCTTTTGACAGCGCACTGGTGGACGAAACCGAGCGCGCCAAGGCGGAAGCCGCTGCCAGTTATTTGAAGGCCAACGCGGGCACATTTGTGACTTTGGAAGGTAATTGCGATGAACAGGGCAGCGCTGAATACAACATGTCGCTCGGCGAACGCCGTGCTCAAGCCGTACGCACTTACCTGATGAATCTGGGCATCGACAGCACCCGCATCCAGACCAAAAGTTTCGGCAAGGAAAAACCGAAAGATCCCGGTCACGACGAAAAAGCCTGGTCGGTCAACCGCCGCGTTGAGTTCGTTGTGATGAAATAA
- a CDS encoding TonB family protein, producing MNEPSQNYTTELLVVTVCHGLLIGALIAVSFIHGCDAPVSDISSPMELIIEAPPSDSSPIPTELAPQPPPEKAPEKTPDKQVEEPKEDTQPDPDEVPVLKPKEKDKPKKKSDLKPPEPAKQDSKTSKIKISNKIVKRPLPSGKGKLTAEEVRKLLDRGAKIGKKSSLSEADMRRLLNSDSKFGEGSAVTQEFIVLDMVRQAMYRAWNQPTDIGIAGLVTRVELTFNPDGTIVGSRILSSSGNKTMDASVMRAVESVRRVSNLPAGYLSSHRRIPVAFELTGNN from the coding sequence ATGAATGAACCCAGTCAAAACTATACAACTGAACTGCTTGTGGTCACAGTCTGTCACGGACTGCTGATCGGGGCACTCATTGCCGTTTCATTCATTCATGGCTGCGACGCTCCGGTCTCAGATATCAGCTCCCCCATGGAACTGATTATCGAGGCACCGCCCAGTGACTCCAGTCCGATCCCCACTGAGCTTGCCCCTCAACCTCCTCCCGAAAAAGCACCGGAGAAAACGCCAGACAAGCAAGTTGAAGAACCGAAGGAGGACACCCAGCCCGACCCGGATGAAGTCCCTGTACTGAAGCCAAAAGAAAAAGACAAACCCAAAAAGAAATCTGACCTCAAACCACCGGAACCGGCCAAGCAGGACAGTAAAACATCCAAAATCAAGATTAGTAACAAGATCGTCAAACGTCCCCTTCCCAGCGGCAAGGGAAAACTCACGGCCGAAGAAGTTCGCAAACTCCTCGATCGGGGCGCAAAAATAGGTAAAAAGTCCAGCCTTTCCGAAGCTGATATGCGGCGCCTGTTGAATAGCGACAGCAAGTTCGGGGAAGGCTCAGCGGTAACGCAGGAATTCATCGTCCTCGATATGGTGCGCCAGGCTATGTATCGCGCCTGGAATCAGCCCACGGATATCGGGATTGCCGGGCTGGTCACCCGCGTGGAATTGACCTTTAATCCGGACGGCACCATTGTCGGTAGCCGGATTCTCAGTAGTTCAGGGAACAAGACCATGGACGCCTCAGTTATGCGCGCCGTTGAATCTGTCCGCCGCGTGAGCAACCTGCCGGCCGGCTATCTTTCCTCCCACCGCCGTATCCCGGTTGCGTTTGAATTGACAGGAAACAATTGA
- a CDS encoding family 10 glycosylhydrolase, translating into MTTGHPWIRLRQFLFILSSAGLLGGCVAHSPPAPPPSRPSATQPLRIPPLLKTTPVLLIKPSSSIAITSERSYAEKVSDRLQSWIQSVGIPVNPVSDDQFATGIFPDARIAILPYNSTLSARELLACRRFVEGGGKLIVLFSADPKLATLMGFRLGTPMRAPGADSWNAFCFIENALPSAPLRIEQTSVSLLPAYPAEQNARVIAWWESTSGHLPREPAWLQSERGFWMSHILLESDVPAKKRLLISLLGACDRNLLRAAASHAVNEAGKLGKYQSATHAIDSIRLQAQNNNASMTAQPFLAKAERLRVELPLDYQNGNYAQVIQSACLLDATLTEAFASIQRAKRNEFRGVWNHSGTGFGPGLWDPTCQTLAQAGMTAVLPHVQRPWCAHYPSRLIPASDILTRYGDQMADCCVAAKRHGLETHAWVILWNMEGAPDNALVPYRKAGRLQVSSAGTPISWLCPSHPANRALERALIKELAVRYPQLDGIHLDYTRFKSQDYCYCNGCRSRFVQATGTSIKHWPADVRSGTRQAAFRQWRRNLLTQFVKDIHQDLNQINPKMKLSASVYPIYPGVRDSIAQDWGEWLRLGLLDFVCPMSYTANSNKFIEWYRKQVSYPGVEGKVYAGIGVTSMECRLTAVETISQINALRQEGATGFTLFEANPTLKNDILPYLQMGTTK; encoded by the coding sequence ATGACAACAGGTCACCCATGGATTCGACTACGTCAGTTTCTCTTTATTCTTTCCTCTGCGGGACTCCTTGGAGGTTGCGTGGCCCATTCACCTCCCGCCCCGCCCCCTTCCCGGCCAAGCGCTACTCAACCCCTACGAATTCCACCGTTATTAAAAACCACGCCCGTACTACTCATTAAGCCTAGCTCTTCGATAGCCATTACGTCCGAACGCAGCTACGCTGAAAAAGTTTCCGACCGCTTACAGAGTTGGATTCAAAGTGTGGGCATCCCCGTTAATCCGGTATCCGATGACCAGTTCGCCACTGGTATATTCCCCGATGCACGCATCGCCATCCTGCCATATAACTCCACCCTAAGTGCGAGGGAGTTGCTTGCCTGCCGTCGGTTTGTGGAGGGCGGAGGGAAATTAATTGTGTTGTTTTCAGCAGACCCGAAGCTCGCCACCCTGATGGGATTCCGCCTGGGCACTCCCATGCGAGCGCCAGGGGCCGACTCGTGGAACGCATTCTGTTTTATTGAGAACGCTCTTCCCTCCGCCCCCCTGCGGATTGAGCAAACATCAGTCTCTCTCCTCCCCGCTTACCCCGCCGAACAGAATGCACGGGTGATCGCCTGGTGGGAAAGCACGTCCGGCCACCTTCCTCGCGAACCCGCCTGGCTTCAATCAGAACGGGGCTTCTGGATGTCGCATATCCTGCTGGAAAGCGATGTCCCTGCAAAAAAACGCCTTCTTATCAGCCTTCTCGGAGCCTGTGATCGCAACTTATTGAGGGCCGCCGCCTCCCATGCCGTCAATGAAGCCGGGAAACTGGGCAAATACCAAAGCGCCACCCACGCGATTGATTCCATCCGACTTCAGGCCCAGAACAATAATGCCAGCATGACCGCGCAACCCTTTCTGGCCAAAGCAGAGCGCCTCAGAGTTGAACTTCCTCTTGATTATCAGAATGGAAACTATGCGCAGGTTATTCAGTCAGCTTGCCTATTGGATGCCACCCTGACGGAAGCCTTTGCCTCAATTCAACGAGCAAAAAGAAACGAATTTCGAGGTGTGTGGAATCATTCCGGAACAGGCTTTGGTCCCGGCTTGTGGGACCCGACCTGCCAGACGCTTGCCCAGGCGGGCATGACGGCCGTTCTCCCCCACGTTCAACGTCCCTGGTGCGCTCACTACCCCAGCCGCCTGATACCCGCCTCGGATATCCTGACGCGTTACGGCGATCAGATGGCCGACTGTTGTGTCGCTGCCAAACGCCATGGTCTCGAAACACACGCCTGGGTAATTCTCTGGAATATGGAAGGCGCACCGGACAATGCCCTGGTGCCCTACCGGAAAGCCGGACGGCTTCAGGTGTCATCAGCTGGCACCCCCATTTCCTGGCTCTGTCCATCCCACCCCGCCAACCGGGCGCTTGAACGCGCCCTGATCAAAGAGTTAGCGGTGCGCTATCCGCAACTCGACGGTATCCACCTCGACTATACCCGGTTCAAATCGCAGGATTATTGCTACTGTAATGGCTGCCGATCCCGCTTCGTTCAAGCCACCGGCACCTCCATCAAACACTGGCCGGCGGATGTCCGCAGCGGCACTAGGCAAGCCGCATTCCGGCAATGGCGCAGGAATCTGCTGACCCAATTCGTGAAGGATATCCACCAGGATCTAAACCAGATCAATCCCAAAATGAAACTCTCGGCATCCGTCTACCCCATTTACCCTGGAGTTCGCGATTCCATTGCTCAAGACTGGGGCGAGTGGCTCAGACTGGGGTTACTGGACTTTGTGTGCCCCATGAGTTATACCGCCAATTCCAACAAATTCATCGAATGGTACCGCAAGCAAGTCTCGTATCCTGGCGTCGAAGGCAAGGTGTATGCAGGCATTGGGGTCACCTCCATGGAATGCCGCCTCACTGCCGTGGAGACCATCAGCCAAATCAATGCCTTGCGCCAGGAAGGGGCTACCGGCTTCACCCTCTTTGAAGCCAATCCCACCCTGAAAAACGATATCCTTCCTTATTTGCAAATGGGGACGACAAAGTAA